The stretch of DNA AATAACAAGAAAAGCTTATGTGCAGAGTGTTTCAGCTCACTCTTACAGATTCTTTTTCCTatcttttgtttttgtgttcCTCTGTTGatgttttgtaatttttttcttcttatgctTTTTGTTTCTTCCTCTAATCATAATCTTAGTATTAAATTGGCTTTGATCTAATAACCCGCGAAGCTTTGCCATCCCAAAATCAGAAATGTGAGCATTGTAGAAGTAGAACTCATCATTCTGAGGCTTTATTTATGTCACAGCAATTTAAGACCCTCAAACAAAAAAGCTTGCTAAAGTGCCGTTACTCTCATGAACTCATACACAAGCAACCTATTGATTATTCTCATCACaatatccaatcaacccaacaAGATTCTTGTGATGAGTATGGCGTATAACATTCacttcaacttaattttgtttGTCCTTTAAAAACTATTCCACAAGATCGTCTCCCCAACTCATCCTCGAACCCTTTTAGTGGCTTCAATGCTCTGACTAAGTCTCACAATGTTTGATGACATTCTCTTGTAAAGAGTAGCATAAGAAACCAAGTAACATGGCTCTCCCATCAACATGACACTAATGACAATTGGCATGCCATGCCATGCCACCACTGTAAAATGGTGAGAAATCTGGTTTGCAACCACTGAACTCGTCAGTTGAATCAACGAAAGAGAGCCCGATTTGGCATTTACTATATAAAGTTTTATCGTCTTTGAGCTTGCAGATACTGTTAAAGCCACATGAGCCCCAGTCCATTCCAGTGACATCTATATCTTGGTAGATACCATTGGAAAAGTCAGTCAATATATGAGTAGGTGATAGTGTAACAGTAGGATTAATCTCTATTTCTATAATAGTGTCACTGTCTTCATTTGctagaaaaattaaaagaaagagGGTGGAACTTACTTATTAGATTTATATTAATTGATTTCTGTAATTTGAGCtataaaactatatataatacaattataaaaaGCAGCCATTGCTGAATATGCATGCTAATCTGTCTACTCCTTCCATCAAAGGTCAACCaccaatcaaattaaaataataagaataattataatttgttaGAACTTACCGAAACCAATTGACCAGTTGCTTAAAATAAATTGCTTtaagtaaattaatataatttagtttGTCCTTTACATATGACACGACCATTTAGCCAATGTGAAAAGAATATGATACCCTTTCAGCTACTCCCACCAACTATGCattaaacaaaagaaaaatgacaaattgtttaatttttgttcTCTTACAAGAAAGGCATGGAGATAATATATATggtcaaaataataaaacaaacctGCTTTTCAGAAAACAAGTAACATTGAGTTAACAGCAGACATAATTCATTTGGGTAGAATGTTTAAAGATCTGTTTCTTAGTTGTTAGATCATATCATATCACACAATTCAATTCAATTCTGTTGTAGATCATATGGCAGATGCTGTTGTTTCATTTGTGATTGAAAGGATTGGAGACTTGCTAATTGATGAAGCCAAGTTCTTGTATGGAGTCAAAGGCCAAGTGGGGAATGCAAAAATCAAGCTTCAATGTATGAGTGCTTTCTTAAAAGATGCTGATGCTTTGGTAAGAAATGGTGATGAGAGAGTTCGCCTTTTGGTTGTCCAAGTCAGAGAAAATGCTCTTGACTTGGAGGATGTTATTGAGACTTATGTCTTCAAAGTGGCTTCCTCTTCAAATCATGGAACTATCAGACGTGCATTGAAGTGGTGTGTTCGCATTGTTGATGTGTATAAAGTTGGATCAAAGATAAAAGAGATCTCATCCAACATCGACACTTGGACTTCACAATTAGAATCACTTGGAGTACAAAGATCAATACAAAAAGGAGATGAAGCTTCTTCAAGCAGCTATGTCCAACAGCAAAGAAAGTTGAGGCAAGCTTATTCTTATGTTGAAGACAACCATGTTGTTGGATTTGATAATGATATTAAAGATTTGGTTGGCCTTTTGACTGAAAAAGAGAACCCTCATAAGCATAAGGTGATCTCTGTATGTGGGATGGGTGGTTTGGGCAAAACTACTCTTGCAAGAAAGGTCTATCAGCATCCTCATGTCAGGACTCACTTTGACTGTTATGCTTGGGCCTCAATATCTCAGCAGTGTAATACACGCCAAGTCTTGGAAGGAATTTACTTTGCTTTCACTTCGCCCACAGATGCACAAAGAAATCACATCAAAAACTTAACGGATGATGAATTAGCCAAGGAGCTTTACAACTTCCAGAAACAGAAAAAATGTTTGGTAGTCCTTGATGATATATGGACCCCAACAACATGGGATCTTCTACAACATGCATTCCCTACTACTACTCAAGGAGACGCACATAGCAAGATCTTACTCACTACTCGGAATAAGGTTGTAGCTTTGCACGCCGATCCACATGGTTTCATCCATGAACCTCATTTGCTCAATGACAAGGAGAGTTGGGAGCTATTTCAGAATAAGTGCTATTCTATTGGAACAGATCCATCAGGTAATATACAGACTACTACTTCATTCTTtttaatattcttctttttttaatcttttctaccgtttatatttatacatgtCAATACATTCACTTTGTATATTTTCCTAGTTTGTTAAGCAGATATACATATTATACTGACATCAGAGTGATAGGATCTAAGTGGCAGAGCTccacttaatttaattttacgcATAGGTTTTGACATGATGACAATCcagtaatattattttgtaaccCTCATACTTAAAAGCTAAATCATAATTGTTTTTCTGTATTTTCAATGGACAAATTTAGATTCAAATGATGATAAAGAAAGGAAGAAAGAAGTAGCGGTAGAGATGCTTAAAAAGTGCTCTGGTCTGCCATTAGCCATCATTGTGCTCGCTGGTCTTCTATCTAAGAAACACACCATCCGTGACTGGGAGTTGATGAAAGCAAATGTAATTCTGTGCATAGGTGAAGGTGATCAACAACATGATGTTGACTCAAATTACCGTGGTGTTTCAGGGGTCTTGGGTTTGAGTTACAGCGAGTTACCACGTCACTTGAAGCCTTGTTTTCTGTACTTGGCTCGTTACGCGGAAGATGTCCCAATCAGAGTAAAAGAGTTATGTCTTGTACTCATAGCAGAAGGTTTTATATCGCCAAGAAGAGGGCCTGTGGAAACTTTGGAGGAAGTGGCATATGATTGGTTGTGTGAGTTGGTAGAGAGGAGTATGATTCAGGTCAAAGAAATGAGTTCAACTGAAGGAAGGATAAAGTCATTTTGCATTCATGATCTGATGAGAGACTTGTGTGTGTCTAAAGCCCAAGAAGAAAACTTTCTACATTTTACTGATTGGCAGAATAAAGGAGAACAGCCAATAGAAGCAAACGTACGAAGAGTTTCCATCTATGATAATGAATATTTGTATGATGGTGATTTTATTCATATGTTTAGAAACAAAGATGGCTCTCTCAGGTGCCTTGTTCTACATGATGGAAATTCGATTATTGGTCAAGAAAAAAGAGTATTGAGACATGCATGCAATCACTTTTTGAAGCTTAGAGTTTTGATTATTGGTCATGAATATAGGTATTCCAGATCTACTTTGAAGTTGCCTAAAGAAATTGGGAATCTGATCCATCTAAGGTTATTAAGTATTCCTCATTGGAAATTCGAAACGATTCCATCTTCATTTGGGAATTTAAGATGCCTCCAGACTTTGAGAGTAAGGATCCAGAGTGATATCATAATACCAAGTTCAGTGTGCAAGTTGGATCAACTGAGGCATCTATATCTTATCACTGAGGATGGTAATGGCATAGAATTTGGTAATTTCTTGAGGTCAACTAAGTCTAGAAATTTACAAACATTGGTAGGTATTAGTACTAAGGATCTTCTACTGAGTGATCTTCTACAGTTGGAGAGTCTCAAGAAATTAGGGATTCGTGTGGATCGAAATTTTGTGACATTCTTACACAATCCCCAATCTCTCACATTCACTCGTCTTCTGTCTTTACAAATGGATAATCGTTTTCGCACCAAGATAgatattgttcctttgataTTAAGCTGTCCTCACATTTATAAGCTTAGTGTAGGCTCTCCTATAGTAAGATTACCAGAAGTCAACCAATTCTCCCCAAATCTCATCAAGTTGAAGTTGACTGGGCTGTTACTTGAGGATGATCCAATGCCAACATTAGAAAAGCTACCAAAATTAAGAGTCCTTGTCATTGGATCTGGTACCTTCATAGGGGATGAGATGGTGTGCTCAAGAGGAGGTTTCCCTCGACTTGAATCTCTTGAGCTTATTAGTCTATATAACTTGAAAGAGTGGAAAGTGGAGGAGAGTGCATTGCCTACCCTTGCCTATTTGCGTATTGAGATATGCAGGGAATTGAGGAGAGTTCCAGATGGAGTAAGAAACATTGTTACACTCAATGAGATGGTCATAGATTATATGCCTAAGAAATTCAATGAAAGAATGAAGGAAGGAGGAGACGATTTCCACAAAGTCAACCACGTGCCATCACGTGTATTCATCGATTGTGATTGGGGTACATATCTATCTTTTGTTGTTAGTttcattcttttcttttctataattattttatccATAC from Cannabis sativa cultivar Pink pepper isolate KNU-18-1 chromosome 2, ASM2916894v1, whole genome shotgun sequence encodes:
- the LOC133035180 gene encoding putative disease resistance protein At1g50180 — encoded protein: MADAVVSFVIERIGDLLIDEAKFLYGVKGQVGNAKIKLQCMSAFLKDADALVRNGDERVRLLVVQVRENALDLEDVIETYVFKVASSSNHGTIRRALKWCVRIVDVYKVGSKIKEISSNIDTWTSQLESLGVQRSIQKGDEASSSSYVQQQRKLRQAYSYVEDNHVVGFDNDIKDLVGLLTEKENPHKHKVISVCGMGGLGKTTLARKVYQHPHVRTHFDCYAWASISQQCNTRQVLEGIYFAFTSPTDAQRNHIKNLTDDELAKELYNFQKQKKCLVVLDDIWTPTTWDLLQHAFPTTTQGDAHSKILLTTRNKVVALHADPHGFIHEPHLLNDKESWELFQNKCYSIGTDPSDSNDDKERKKEVAVEMLKKCSGLPLAIIVLAGLLSKKHTIRDWELMKANVILCIGEGDQQHDVDSNYRGVSGVLGLSYSELPRHLKPCFLYLARYAEDVPIRVKELCLVLIAEGFISPRRGPVETLEEVAYDWLCELVERSMIQVKEMSSTEGRIKSFCIHDLMRDLCVSKAQEENFLHFTDWQNKGEQPIEANVRRVSIYDNEYLYDGDFIHMFRNKDGSLRCLVLHDGNSIIGQEKRVLRHACNHFLKLRVLIIGHEYRYSRSTLKLPKEIGNLIHLRLLSIPHWKFETIPSSFGNLRCLQTLRVRIQSDIIIPSSVCKLDQLRHLYLITEDGNGIEFGNFLRSTKSRNLQTLVGISTKDLLLSDLLQLESLKKLGIRVDRNFVTFLHNPQSLTFTRLLSLQMDNRFRTKIDIVPLILSCPHIYKLSVGSPIVRLPEVNQFSPNLIKLKLTGLLLEDDPMPTLEKLPKLRVLVIGSGTFIGDEMVCSRGGFPRLESLELISLYNLKEWKVEESALPTLAYLRIEICRELRRVPDGVRNIVTLNEMVIDYMPKKFNERMKEGGDDFHKVNHVPSRVFIDCDWD